The genome window TAATATTGTAAGCGCTTATATAGTTTTTAGAATAAAATGACAATTGACACTATATAAAAAAGCTCTATTATTATGTCAATACAATCAGCAAAGAGAGAAGATCGACATGAAGTGTTATAAACAGAAAAATCAAAATAATCACATCATTATTAACTTATTATGCTAAGGACTGAAATATTTCCATTCGATGGAATTTAGTTTGAGTCCACTTCGCGTTACATAAACGAGGCGCACAAGCATAATTAGTTTAGCGTCCATCCATAACGGAGGGTTTTTTATTTTTAGCAATCTAAAGAAAACGATAATTCTTATAACAATGGGGGAAAGAAAATGAAGCAATCAACGAAGAGATACATCATTGATCGGATGCACAAAGCGTCTATAGGACTAGCTAATGCCGTATTAGTAACGTTAGGGATAGGTCTTTTAATCGAAACGTTTTCTACATTTACTGGCTGGGAAGGGTTTGCGACAATAGGTTTGACAGCGCAATTAATGCTGGCGCCAGCTATTGGTGCAGGAATGGCATATCAGCTTGGGGGAAATACGCTCGTTATTTTCAGTGCAATGGCTGCGAGTACAGTAGGTGCAAATGCCTTAACAGTGAATGCAGAAGGCGCAATGGTACTTACAACGGGACAACCTATTAGTGCTGTATTAGCTGCAATTATTGCTATTTGGGTTGGAAAGCGTGTGACAGGAAAGACAAAACTGGATATGCTTGCAATTCCGTTTGCAGCTATTTTCATTGGTGGGGTTGCTGGGGTAGGACTAGCAGCGATTACGACACCATTATTAGAATCTTTAAGTGCATTTATTGCTAATTCTGTTTCAGGATCGCCACTAATTGGCTCAATTGTAATCGCCCTTGTATGGAGTATATTCCTAATGTCACCTGCATCTTCAGCAGCAATTGCAATTGCGCTTCAGCTTGATCCTGTCTCAAGTGCTGCGGCATTAATCGGTTGTACTGCACAGTTTGCTGGCTGGACGGCAATGTCGTTTAGACAGAATGATTTAGGAGCAAATATTGCGCAGTCATTTTTAACGCCGAAAGTACAAGTGCCGAACTTGGTAAAAAACCCACGATTGGTTGTAGGTCCATTTTTATCTTCGGTGATCTGTGCACCGATTGCAATTTTAGTATTTGATTTTGAGGTTCCTTACCAGCTTGCTGGACTTGGTTTGAATTCATTTATCGCACCATTAAATATTCTTGCAAACCAAGGTGTTAGCGTCCTTGCCATGTATATCGTAATTGGTGTGGTTCTACCAGCAATTATCTCTGTTGTTGTATATCATTCCTTGATTTCGAAGGGGTGGGCCAAAACAGGTGATTTACGAATGGAAGTGCAATAGGATTAAACCTTTTGCAAATCGTTAAAAAACTAAAATAAAGCTTGCTGAAAAATTCTTTAAGGTTTTTCGGCAAGCTTTTTTGGTAATTAAGAAAGTATGAATCATTCTTAATGAAAATTGCAGTTAAGGTTCTAAGCAAAGCTCGCTGCCAAAAATTACTTTTATGTAATTAGAACTTAATTTTTTCAGGGAAATAATCACTGTATGATTTACTTTTCATTGTAAATAATAAGGGAAATTACTAAGAGCAAGGTGAAAATATGGAGCAAAGTAAGTTATCAAGAGAAATGATTACTATCGGAAAAGTAAGGATTTATTGTGAATACATATTGAACGGTAAACCGCCAATTATATTAATCCATGGCTTCGTGTCATCAACCTATACTTTCTACCGGCTCATACCTTTATTAGAAAAGCATTATTCGATCATCGCGATTGATTTACCAGGTTTTGGTCGAAGTGAAAAATCAACCGCCTTCATTTACTCCTATTCTAATTATGCAACAATTGTTGCAGAATGTATTCAATATTTTAAACTGGGTGAGGTTAGTATTATTGGTCATTCGATGGGGGGCCAAATTGCCTTAAACACTGCAAGAATGATTCCGAACAAGGTAACGAAACTAATTTTATTATGTAGTTCCGGGTATTTAAAAAGTGCCAATAAACTTCTAATTTATAGTTCATATCTCCCGTTATTTTATTTAGCGGTTGAATTGCATATTAAAAAGAAGAATATAAAAGAAAACTTACAAAATGTATTTTATAACCAAGCATTAATTACTGAGGACCATATTAGAGAATTCGGCAGACCTTTGAAGGAAAAGAACTTCTATAAGTCCATGGTTCGATTATTGAGGTATCGAGAAGGTGACTTAACAACAGCTCAATTACAAACGATTCAAACGCCAACATTACTAATATGGGGAGAAGAAGACCGTGTCGTTCCTGTAAATATCGGTAAGCGTTTAGTTAAGGATTTACCGAATGCGAATCTGGTTATTTACAAAGAAACGGGGCATTTAGTATCTGATGAAAGAACAGAAGAGGTTTATGAACAAATTTTAAATTATTTAGGTAGTAATGCTTAATACTAAAAATGAAATAATGAAATCTCTCGATGGTATATGATTAGATCTGAAAGATAGCAGGGAAGCATACCTAAAGATTTCAGAAACAAAAAAATCAGCAATCCTATTTATCTAGGGTTGCTGATTTTTACTAGAACTATTAAACATGAAACATTTTCGTTATCCCTGATAAGGATTTGGATAAGCCAGTTAGCTTTAAACCAATTTGGTGGGTGTTTTCCATTTGCTTGTATTGGTGCTCACTGCTGGAGAGCATTTCTTCTGCGCTTGCCAATGTTTCCTGGGAAATAGATGCAAACTCTTCAGCTGTTACTTCTAAGTTAGGTAACAGTTCACCGAAGTGATGTAATTCCCCTTGCATTCCTTCTAATTTCGCGGTTACTTCCGTTATTTCCTTCATCAATTCATCAAATGATTCTTTTGATTGATTGGCCATTGAAATATTCGTACTCGTTTTTTTCAGCATCTGTTCAAATTCCTTCGTTGCATTTGCAGTGATTCCCTCCATATTAGAAATGGAGTTTGTAATATCGTTGGCAGCGGATGATGATTGTTCCGCAAGCTTACCAACTTCATTAGCAACAACAGAAAACCCTTTACCAGCTTCCCCAGCCCGTGCCGCCTCGATTGCTGCATTTAAAGATAATAATTTTGTTTGCTCAGCAATTCCTTGAATTAAACCTACAAGCTTCGAAATCGATTTTGAGTAGTCATTAACTTGTTTAATCGTTTTTGTTAAGTGTCCAAAATCCTTTTCGAAAGAACGGATTGTTGTGATTAATTCCGAGATATTCTTTTCTCCATATACTGCAGAAGTACCCATACTTTCTGAACTAGAAAAGACAACATTCATGCTATTCATCATTTCTTCAATACGATGCTTCATCGCCATGGAATTACTAACACTATTTTCCGAGCTTGTCGCTGTTTGCTCTGCACCAATTTTGACGACATTTATCGATTCAATTAGATCATGACTTGATTGTAGTGCATTATCGGAAGACACTTTTAAATCTTCTCCTGTTTGATCCAACTCGACTGTTGTACTCTTTAGTTGATTGACCATTGTTCGCATATGGTTAATCATCGAGTCAT of Oceanobacillus zhaokaii contains these proteins:
- a CDS encoding PTS transporter subunit IIC, with translation MKQSTKRYIIDRMHKASIGLANAVLVTLGIGLLIETFSTFTGWEGFATIGLTAQLMLAPAIGAGMAYQLGGNTLVIFSAMAASTVGANALTVNAEGAMVLTTGQPISAVLAAIIAIWVGKRVTGKTKLDMLAIPFAAIFIGGVAGVGLAAITTPLLESLSAFIANSVSGSPLIGSIVIALVWSIFLMSPASSAAIAIALQLDPVSSAAALIGCTAQFAGWTAMSFRQNDLGANIAQSFLTPKVQVPNLVKNPRLVVGPFLSSVICAPIAILVFDFEVPYQLAGLGLNSFIAPLNILANQGVSVLAMYIVIGVVLPAIISVVVYHSLISKGWAKTGDLRMEVQ
- a CDS encoding alpha/beta fold hydrolase, with amino-acid sequence MEQSKLSREMITIGKVRIYCEYILNGKPPIILIHGFVSSTYTFYRLIPLLEKHYSIIAIDLPGFGRSEKSTAFIYSYSNYATIVAECIQYFKLGEVSIIGHSMGGQIALNTARMIPNKVTKLILLCSSGYLKSANKLLIYSSYLPLFYLAVELHIKKKNIKENLQNVFYNQALITEDHIREFGRPLKEKNFYKSMVRLLRYREGDLTTAQLQTIQTPTLLIWGEEDRVVPVNIGKRLVKDLPNANLVIYKETGHLVSDERTEEVYEQILNYLGSNA
- a CDS encoding methyl-accepting chemotaxis protein, with amino-acid sequence MKQFSNRLLGKTTLRTRLLIPFVTLMIIAVVAVGVSSYIQAKNITTTTIEDRLARETELIDYIAELLNFTYVGQDDYFMQQLNGNIRTQKKQLEKDGIESDYFYITDSTVTPFPISEKTLPEIPDSLVTHITEEKNGQIQRTIDGERYSISYQEMEEINGIYSVIVPTSSFMGPINDMGFLSIGIIVVSIVISTLLIILFVRSLTKPLSSLSKTMREVRKGNLNSNVTLKTTIPEFISLHKSYDSMINHMRTMVNQLKSTTVELDQTGEDLKVSSDNALQSSHDLIESINVVKIGAEQTATSSENSVSNSMAMKHRIEEMMNSMNVVFSSSESMGTSAVYGEKNISELITTIRSFEKDFGHLTKTIKQVNDYSKSISKLVGLIQGIAEQTKLLSLNAAIEAARAGEAGKGFSVVANEVGKLAEQSSSAANDITNSISNMEGITANATKEFEQMLKKTSTNISMANQSKESFDELMKEITEVTAKLEGMQGELHHFGELLPNLEVTAEEFASISQETLASAEEMLSSSEHQYKQMENTHQIGLKLTGLSKSLSGITKMFHV